GAGTTATTCAGAGGCTCCTTAAATACATTGCTATCACGGCAATACTTGGCTCAATGAAACAGCACAACTTTCATCATAAGTGCCAGTTATATTTTGAAACCAGCATTTAGACAAGAAGGTTGTTTTCATGCCCTAGACATCAGCAGAAAACAACTCCAAGCTAAAATAACATTGCCACTCGATACTATTAGATAATCTAGTGGCAGATCGATAAAATCCTATTGTTCAATAAATCTTATCAGGGAGGGATCTATCTTGCAGATACAATCTGTTATTGGATCTCCAACATCAATCAATTTAAAGTCACAAAACTCGAACCCAGGCCCCACCGAACAGCCCACAAGTACGGGGCCTGAAATTGGCTCTGCAGCCTGCCACGCACCAGCAGGAACGACATGACAAAACGCATTACTTTCTGCAGAAATTTCAATCTTTTGTAAACAACTATCTTGTTCAGTCCAAATATAGAGATATAAGCCTTCCCCCTGATATAAATTCCAAACCTCATCAGATTCGACCCGGTGAAATTTCGACACTTCACCTTTCTGTAAGGAGAAGTAAATATGCGTCAATGCACTTCGCTTCTGCCCATCCTCCCTTGTCACTTTTGAATTCGACTTAAACACCTGAAGAAATTTCCCACCTTCAGGATGATCAATTAAGTTATCAGGCTTCATGGATTAATCAGCACCTTGTAATCAGAGTTAGAAACATGTCTGATACTACATTACCACATAATGTATCAGTGAAATTTAATCCTTATAGAACAACAAGCAAAATAGTTGAGCGGATACGAATTGAACACAGGCTCACCCAGATTACTTTAGGATGAGCCTTGCAGGCAGTTCTAGTTTAAGCAGCTGGGGTTAGCAGTAGTAAAAGTATTTCCAAGCCAAACATTGGTATTACTACACGCATTTGCATTTAGTTCTTCCAAGTCAAAATCCGTGTTACTCTCAGATGTATTGTTGAGAATATAATTAAAAAACTGATTATCCGCTTCCATATAGATACCCACTGAACCATTCATCTCAGAGGTGTTCTGGCTATAGTTCCCGAAGCTGGAATCAGCAATATAAATTCCATATCGATTATTATCATATATATAATTCTGGGTTAAATTTGGGGCATCACCATCCAACTGAATCCCATCCAATAAATTACTTTCGATATTGTTTGAAATTAAGGTATTTCTTAGCCCAGTAACTAATATACCAGTATTACCATTACCATTAGCACTTGAATTAGTAATTAGATTGAAGTCGCTCGATACCGCCAACCCTACAAAGTCATTATTGTTCGCAGAAATATTGGTTACATTATGAAATCCATCACCAGCCAATCTAACCCCCGTCTGGCAGAATGATATAGTACCTGCGCCCTCCAAATACCCCACAAGACCGACAACATCTATGCCTATTGCAGAATTATTGTCACAAGTAATGGTATGACCATTCATATCCAGGCCACCAGTTGGGCCAACAATGGTTATCGCGATATTATCTGTACATACCAAATCATCATCCAAAACTTCTCGGGTGTTAATGGTATCACCACAATCAACCGCCGATGCAAGCCCGGATATTAGCAAGCAAAAAGCACCTGCAAATATAGATAAAGAACACTTCATACCTTGTAATTGCCATATAGCCATCTTACTACCCTCTATAAAATCAGTTAATAATGACCTTCTCCTGAACAGAGTGTGATCCAGCTTGCTAAAAGGGCTATAAGAAATTTCTCTTAAAGAAATGGCAACTAAGTACGGAATCTAAACATCTGTGAATGGTAAATAGTGGCTATCTACGCCAATTAGACAAAACGCAAGAAAGCAGTGTTGGATATGAAGCCAATGGGCCTTTACATGGGAAGTTTAAGGGGGCGGCACTCATTACCCTCCTTTTCCCTCCCCTAAAAAAATCTGCGCAAATCTGCCGCCAGCCTGATTACTATTATTGCTCTTTGTCTCAAGTAACTTTGACTCCTTTAATAGTATAAATTAGCGGAATCTCATGTCCTTTAAAAGACAGGTAGTATTTCCCCTTCTCACGCTCCTCCATGCCATCAAAACAGTTGTAAGGACTATACGGGTATTCTTTTAGTTGAGCGATTTGAATACCATATTTTAATAATGCACTCACAACATCGCTAATCGGATGTGACCAGGTGGCTAGGGTAGACTTGTCACCCCGATCATTCTCTGTATAGGTACCCTGCTCTTCAATATCTGGATCGGCTCGATGAAAGTATGTGTAACCAGAGAAAATATCATAAAATGGATGAAATTCTGCGATGTAGAAAGTCCCCCCGGCTTTAAGCATTGAGCAACAACTGATGCCCATCGTTCAATATCCGGCAACCAACAGAGTGCGCCGTAGGAAGTAAAGACGACATCAAATTCTTTATTGTTTGACTCTCCAAAACTGTAGATATCGTTGCAGATAAACTCTCCATGTAAACCTGAACGATCAGAAAGAACCTGTGCTTCAGCAATGGCTATAGAAGAAATATCAACTCCCGTCACCTTCGCCCCCAATCGAGCCCAAGATAAGGTATCCAATCCAAAATGGCACTGTAAGTGGAGTAAACTTTTTCCAGACACACTACCTATATCTGAAAGCTCGACTTCATTTAAGGTAGATTTTCCGCTTAGAAATCCATCAATATTATAAAATTCAGACTTCACATGAATACGGGTGCGGCTATCCCAGGAGTGTCGGTTAATTTCAAAAAAATCCATGACTCACCTTCTAATTACTTATATTTATCGATTCTATTTAATTATCAAGGGTAAGAAATTTAAATTTACTTGTAAGTCCTATTCCGTTATGCCTCAAGTTCAAGAAAACTAAGATTGCCAATCATTCTAACTATATATTTACAGTAATGCTTCAGCTACAAAAGGCTCTATTGAACTAAATTGCAAGTACAAATCATGATTTACTATAAAGCAGGCTAAGAATCTTTGAGAAAAGCCCTAAATGGGGACAATAGAAGATAGAATCCTTAATCTACGATTGATTATCCTCATCATATCTTAGGCGCGCTTTACGAATCTCGGGATGATGTTCATCTGCCCAAGAGACTAACTTCCACACAGCTGCAGATAACCCCCTTCCCAGGTCAGTTAATTCATACTCCACTTTAACTGGAACCTGCGCAAAGACAGTACGGAGTACAAAACCATCGCGCTCTAAGTCACGCAGGGTTTGCGTCAACATTCGCTGTGAAATCCCTTCAATACGCGACTTCAGGGAGTTGAAGCGATCTGGACCATCAACAAGGGCAAACAATATCAGGATGGACCACTTGTCACCAATTTGAGCTACTACATTACGAACGGGACATTCATCATCATTCACAAACACGCGCCTCTCACTATTTTTATTCTGCGTCCCCACCCTTCCACTCCATAGGTTATCAAAAAGTAACTTAACCACTTAATAGTGCCTTATTGGCAACCAACTCTCAAGTGAGTAACCTAGTATAAATAAGTAACTTAACCCGAAATCACCTATAGACCCATATAGATATATACCCTGTTATGACCCAAGCTCTCTTAGACAAGGCCCTCACCCAATACGCCTCCAATAGACCCTCAACCGCTGACGATATATTTACACCGCAGTTTGTCTCTGTAGGGAAATTTAACATTCGCTTTCTACGCAAGGAAAAACCTCAGGCTCCCAGCCTACTACTGCTGAATGGTCTACCCCAAAGTATTCGCATGTGGGAGTCATCCATTGAAGCATTTAGTGAAAAGTTTGATGTGCTAGCCTTTGATATCCCAGGATTTGGCTTATCAAAAGCGGAGGAAGGAGATATGTCTCCAAGCAGCCTGAGCGAAGCCCTTGTTCAAATAATGAACCATTTTGGCATCAAGCAGGCCCACCTGGTAGGGCCGGATGTGGGTGTGCCTATTGCTTTAGCGGCCGTTATTAACCACCCTCAACGATTCTTGAGTCTCAATATCTTTGACGGCCCAGGCACCTTCCCTCCAAAACTCTCTCCTATTCTTATGGCCGTTGTCAGATCCCGAATGGTTCGCTGGATAGCAAAAGGCTTAAACAAGAAGTCAGTAATGAAAACCAACTTCCTGACTGCCGTCAAAGACGGCTATCACAACTACAAACCCAGCAAACGAGCTATCCAAGAGTACTATGACATAGCCTTTAATAGTGATAGTCACAAGTGCGCCATCAGTTTCTTTGGAAGCTATTCGAAAGAGCTTCCATGGATTGAGAGAAAACTAAATGGTATTAAAGTTCCGACATTGATCACTTGGGGCAAGAGAGATCCATTTGTTTTAGTGGATAATGCGACTGCCTTATCCAAGCATATCCCCAATAGCAAGCTAGTTATATTTGACAACGCATCTCACTTCTCATCGGAAGATGCTGGACAAGAGTATGTTGACTTGATAATCAATTGGGTAGATGGCGGCTTCCTTGAGCATCGTGACGCATGAGTTTTTAAATATTCTAAGAACAGATACCTAATCACTAACTGAATTCAAGGTGGCGTTAAACAATTTCGCCACCGATATATTAATGGGGCTCAACTACCATCATTAGAGCGCCCTTTATCAAATTGGTTTTTTAACTCATTAACTTTGACTCTGATTCAGCATCATCCTTCCCCTTTTTGGCCTTAATCTGTGAAACACCAATCAATGCGCGGCCTAGGTCTGAAGCATAAAATCCCGCAGCCAATATTACGAAGGCGCCAAATAATGTAATTCCATCAGGCAGATCTCCGAAGATTACAAAGCCAATAACAATAGCCCAAAATAGTAAAGCGTAACTAAAGGGCTGCAAAATAGAAGCTGGAGTAAGTGCCAGTGCCTTAATCAGTAAATAGTGGCCCATTGCACCTAAGAGCCCATTTAAAATCAACAATTGCCACCCTGATACTGTCGGCTCTACCCAATAAAATGGTGCTAAGCTTCCAAAAATAATAATACCCATAGTCGCGGTATAGAAAACGGTTGTATCGGCACTATCAAAGTGTGAAACACGGCGTGAAAGCACTTGATATGCGGCCCATAGGATAGCTCCCAAGATGGGGATCAAGGTTTGCCAACCCATCATTCCCATTCCAGGCCTAATGATAATAAGGGCACCTATAAATCCAGCCGCAACACTTACCCAGCTCCTTGTATCTATCCTCTCCCCTAAAAACCATCCAGCCATTAATATTGCGAATAATGGGGCTGTCGCAGCT
This DNA window, taken from Microbulbifer sp. VAAF005, encodes the following:
- a CDS encoding cupin domain-containing protein, giving the protein MKPDNLIDHPEGGKFLQVFKSNSKVTREDGQKRSALTHIYFSLQKGEVSKFHRVESDEVWNLYQGEGLYLYIWTEQDSCLQKIEISAESNAFCHVVPAGAWQAAEPISGPVLVGCSVGPGFEFCDFKLIDVGDPITDCICKIDPSLIRFIEQ
- a CDS encoding right-handed parallel beta-helix repeat-containing protein, which translates into the protein MAIWQLQGMKCSLSIFAGAFCLLISGLASAVDCGDTINTREVLDDDLVCTDNIAITIVGPTGGLDMNGHTITCDNNSAIGIDVVGLVGYLEGAGTISFCQTGVRLAGDGFHNVTNISANNNDFVGLAVSSDFNLITNSSANGNGNTGILVTGLRNTLISNNIESNLLDGIQLDGDAPNLTQNYIYDNNRYGIYIADSSFGNYSQNTSEMNGSVGIYMEADNQFFNYILNNTSESNTDFDLEELNANACSNTNVWLGNTFTTANPSCLN
- a CDS encoding class I SAM-dependent methyltransferase — encoded protein: MDFFEINRHSWDSRTRIHVKSEFYNIDGFLSGKSTLNEVELSDIGSVSGKSLLHLQCHFGLDTLSWARLGAKVTGVDISSIAIAEAQVLSDRSGLHGEFICNDIYSFGESNNKEFDVVFTSYGALCWLPDIERWASVVAQCLKPGGLSTSQNFIHFMIFSLVTHTFIEPIQILKSRVPIQRMIGVTSLP
- a CDS encoding helix-turn-helix domain-containing protein translates to MNDDECPVRNVVAQIGDKWSILILFALVDGPDRFNSLKSRIEGISQRMLTQTLRDLERDGFVLRTVFAQVPVKVEYELTDLGRGLSAAVWKLVSWADEHHPEIRKARLRYDEDNQS
- a CDS encoding alpha/beta hydrolase, whose translation is MTQALLDKALTQYASNRPSTADDIFTPQFVSVGKFNIRFLRKEKPQAPSLLLLNGLPQSIRMWESSIEAFSEKFDVLAFDIPGFGLSKAEEGDMSPSSLSEALVQIMNHFGIKQAHLVGPDVGVPIALAAVINHPQRFLSLNIFDGPGTFPPKLSPILMAVVRSRMVRWIAKGLNKKSVMKTNFLTAVKDGYHNYKPSKRAIQEYYDIAFNSDSHKCAISFFGSYSKELPWIERKLNGIKVPTLITWGKRDPFVLVDNATALSKHIPNSKLVIFDNASHFSSEDAGQEYVDLIINWVDGGFLEHRDA
- a CDS encoding DMT family transporter — its product is MKFKDSRGIILTILAMLCLAGMDATGKVLVQNYSIVQIMAIRFAIFFFIVISLARLKGSLELVRSKIFGTQLARSIVLALEVSVFVFAFSMMSLADVHAIAATAPLFAILMAGWFLGERIDTRSWVSVAAGFIGALIIIRPGMGMMGWQTLIPILGAILWAAYQVLSRRVSHFDSADTTVFYTATMGIIIFGSLAPFYWVEPTVSGWQLLILNGLLGAMGHYLLIKALALTPASILQPFSYALLFWAIVIGFVIFGDLPDGITLFGAFVILAAGFYASDLGRALIGVSQIKAKKGKDDAESESKLMS